Part of the Musa acuminata AAA Group cultivar baxijiao chromosome BXJ2-7, Cavendish_Baxijiao_AAA, whole genome shotgun sequence genome is shown below.
AAtttgtttttattataaaaaaaggaTATTCTCTGATGCTCGGTGGGGTTATTCCTACTACACACGTACGTCTAATTTAAGCTCCAATGTTTGATCTCTGGTCTTTTAACGACAATTTCTAGGTCTTTCGCAGCTTAAAATATTAATGCATCATATTGTCGCGGTGCAGTAATAATTAGGAGGACAAATGGCAATTAAAGTTGTGCCATGCCAGCTCTTCACTCGATCGACCGCGTTTCACGGTGGTCTCTGTTAATCCACCTTTGCTTGGGTTTCAGAAAGTCGTTGTTGGTCTTCGGTGAAACTTCAAAAAAACTGCATGCCATGGATCTAGCAATGGAGCTGCTTATCCAGCAAGAAACCTATTCACGATGCATTTATCAGTGGTCCGATGGATGGATCACATATCTGTTCCTTCCATCTCATACATGCTCTCGATGATCCGTTCCTGCTTCCACCTTTTCTCTTCTCTTGCTGCTCTCTCgtgctccctccctccctcttgcTTATCTAGGAGGACCAAACAAGCGATGGATTTTCATAATGATATAAACGTGTGTGGATGGATATCGTTGACAGACGCACACTATTGGAAGACAATCAGTGTCTACTTGCAAAACTACGGCAGCAGAAGATTAATCATGTGAGTCAGTCAGTTCGGCAGTCTCATGAATGCATAGATTCAGGTTCCATATTTTAGAATAACATATCGATGATGCATGCCTAGCTAGCATCATCGCTTTCGCTTTCGTTTTCCTTGGCGTGCATCCGTGTCGCTGATGAAAGACCTTGCTGCCGCTTCAGAAAGAAACCGATGCTTACCTTGCTAGGCTGGGAATTGCAGTGGTAATCTGGCATCGTTTTCCTTCTCGTCGTCTTCAACTTCCTTGTACCATCTGGCGGACAACCGATTCTGGGAGTCTGACAAGGCACGGAAGAGGCATAGACGTTCACCCATACATCATTAGAGCCACAGATTTCCTTTTCCCCGACTGCCAAGTCAAATCTCTTGTCGACCGTGTTGGTCGTGGAAATCTGATCGAACGGCTCCATAATACGACGATCATCATGGACCGATATCTGCTCTTGCTTCCGTGTCGCCATCCATCTCTCTAGCCAGCTCCACCCCGCGCCCAGGTCAGTGGGGTGCGTTTGCGCCCATCATTTTCTCGTCACGCGAGTTCTCAGCTGGGTTCACATCCATCACTCTCAGCTGTCGTCAGCCAGCATTAATTCATCACCGTATGCATCGAGCTGTTGAATCTACGCGAGATTTACCTGCTGTGACAGAGCGTATGCAAGGGCTCTTTGGCGTCTGGTCGTCGCTTCCATTTTGTTCCGGATTCTCAGGTTTGAGATGCTGCAGCTAAGAGTGCTGTCGTCCCACTCTTCCTGCAAGGGAGACACAGCTTCATAGATAAATATGCAAGAAACATTCTTGCAAGTGAATCTGAACTCAAACAGCATAATCTCAAAGGAGAGAGGTTAGAAGCAACGTCTTCCTGTGAAATCCAGTGTTCTACATCCCATCCCAGGTTAGAGCAGCATTCGTGTTGCAGAATTAATGAAGGGCAGTTTTCGTTTTCCTTTCTTTCTGTGGTGACATCACTTTCATAAACTATATATACGATCGATCGCGAGGAGGATGCGTCTTTATAAGAATACGAGTTTCTTCAAAGCAAGTCCACATTCATTTAGGGTGATGGGATAATTCGTGAAAGATGCCGATTAGCAGAACGTCATCATGACTCTCATCCATGGGAAGTAATTGGATGTAGAAATAACCAGAAATCCTCCGAAAGCTGATTGGATAACGATTGCTGCTTCCTCTCGACGAGAAGACTGTGTGGGCAGTAGGCTCTCGATCCGTTTGGTACATGTCTCTTCATTCTCTTCTACTTTGATTTCTCCATGGGTTGCAGCACCGTCTCCTGAAGGTTCAGCTTCGGGCTGCTTCATCGTCGCTTCAGTGTCTCTCTCTGCAAGAGGCTATGTCCCACTCTGCCAGAACCCAACTGAATTCTTCTCCGCAAAGGTAGAGTCCGATCGAACTCCATCTGCTCCTATCTACCGGGAAGCGCCTCTCCTGTCGAGACCCAGAGTTGATCAAATATAGCTGCGATTCATGAGCCAGAACTAACGAATCGATAGCCGGTTTATTGCATGGTTTCTGCACCATCTTATCCTACTCCAAAACAAAATCAACAAGTCCAACTTGTAACGTAAGAAgaagattatttatttataagcaaCTCTCTGGTAACGGAGAAGTGTAGACAACAGAGGACAATGTGGTAAACTTGGAAGTCGGGGAATTAGAAATACGGAGCAGCATTTAATGAAATCTATTGCAAAAATAAAAGAACGCAGACCGACAACACCACTCTAACTAATACTAAAACATACACAAAACTGAGGAGAAGATGGAGATCGAATACATGCTTGGTGCTGCATCAATCAGCAGTTTCCATGATGCATTGCTCTCATGAACCACAGTTTAATTCTCCAGCGGTAGCGAATTGGTCCCAGATAATAGAGCAGTCCCTCACGTCAAAGAAACATATTAACCACAAGCATCAACCAATCATAAGACAAACAGGATGCCATAGCAAAGCGGCAAAAGTGTATCCGAGATATGAAGTGGTTTTTACATGACATTTTGAAAAGCCCGAACGAGATCGAGTTCTGGAGAAGAGTCGCCTGACAAGACCACCAGCCAGACCCATTCCACGAGAATTTCCAAGCAGAGTGCTCCCTGTTCTGATCGGCTGATAAATTTTCGCCAACTGCTAATAGTCAAGAGGAGAGGCTCGAGATTTGGAGGACTCCTCACTCCGATGTACTCGACTCTCGACGACCTCTCCCTGATAAGCCAACTGGTACATTGATTCAGAGTGACTTGCGTTGTCCAAAAAGGACATGGTTTGATTGTGTTGATGATGCAGGTGGAGGAGTGGGAGGGAAACCCCATGTGTTAGGTTCAAGGTGGCAGAGCTTTAGAGCTGGACCTGAGCACTGCCCATTTGTTGAAACCACAAAGTGAGGAGGAGGGCCTTCTGGACGTCTGCTTTTAGTTTCCTACACATGGCCTGCTGCGCTAGTCCTGGTAACTATGCTTGCTTATGAGTGTAGGCACATTACCTCAGTTCTCATGTCCGCTTCACATTTAATAAGCAATGaatgctgctctctctctctctctctctctctctgtgctcgTTTGCTTTCATATATTTTGTCTTTGCATAATAAGGGAAGGAGTGAGACTAGTCGTGTGCTATCCATTGCAATAAAATGGTCGAGAGAGTACTTGCTGCAATTTCATCTTCTCTCTTCCACCTCGAGCGATGGTCAAATTTCAAGCTGCCATGCACGCAGAGACACTCTGGACAAATATAATCTTTAAGATGATAGGAGATGATGATGCCTGTAGGCTTACGCATGACTATTGGAGTACAAATTTCTTTTAACTATTTTTCTGTCAGAGAGCTGAAGTTGATAGGGAGGAATTATGACCATCGGTAAAGGAAATTGATATACTACTTTTGTGTGTTTCTGAAGTCATATTTCGTCGAATTGTATTATTCACCTAAAGAAGACAAAATTAGAATTCAGCATTTGATACATCTTAGTCGCAGAGAGAAGGAATGCTAAATGGGGCTTCCAAGGTGCCAATGTGATGATTGACATGGTAAAAGCCTTGTACAAACTGAATAAAGGGTGATCCTTTTCTCTGTAACAATAACCTCAAGCTGTGTGTCCCGGCTTCCCGTGATTCTCCATTGACAATGGTCTTCCAACCCGGTGCTTCAAAAGTTCATTCACTTGCCCATCATTTTGGCATATCAGGCATTGTAAGTATCAAAACTTAGAGATTCCCACAGTCGACAGACAGCACTGTTTGTTTGGCACCGTCCCAAAGAATTCCCATTTATTCCTTCAACATTTTGTGTAGGTagtgcaaaaattgtttgtatagTTGTGTACATATTTGCAACTACAACAGTACTAACCTGACCCTCGGATATTGGAACCGACATGTACATTGCAACAAGGACCAGACAGAGTAAGCCCACCTCAGCATGGGGAAAAAAATCTGATGAGTTTGCCGCGACTTCAAACAGAGGCAGAAGCAAAGGTCTCAAGCTTGCTCTCAGAGGAAGTAATCTGGAGGTGGCTTTTTGGAAGGAATCCCTCTTGATTCCTGCATAGGAATGAATGCATGTCAACAACAAATCAAAATAGCAACAATTTTTTAAGAATAACAAAATGTTCTCGATGCAAACATGTGGTGCAGCTTCAAATACTTGGAACTGCTTATTCAGGCCCTCGTCCAGCTGAAGTATAGCTGCCACATTACCACACCTAGAAGAATTCATTTAGATCGTCAGCTCTACAGAAACTACATTTTCTTCCAGTGAAGTTATACCAAGGCATTCAAGTGCAGCAGCCAGCCACATTTCTCAAAAACGATCAACtatggaggaaaaagaaaaaaaaaaaatttgtttttaagttcttgatgCTTTTCTATGACCATATTAACTAACTTTACCATGAACAGTGACTGCTAATGACATTCCGTTGGTGCGGGCCAAATACAAGCTATCCATGAAAATTGTAAATACATATCACAATGATGTGATCCCAAAAGTCCTTGACAGAAGAAACAAGAAACTCCAATTTTTTCAGTAAGAAATCAGTACTTGATTCATGGAGTAGCCCAGTATTCATCATTTTCATAAAGCAAGTCACAAGTAGTAAAGATGTGTAATGGAAATATGAAGAGGAAATGAATTAACTGCAGCTGTATCTACAAGTCTTTTACTATCTGCAGGCAGTCGAGTAAGTAAGCCTCTTCCCATGCTTAGCAATACCATCAGTGGTCCCAAGATGCCAACAGCTTGTTATGCTTGGAACTAGTACATTTCCAAACTTTTACTGGTATAGAGGACCAGAAGTTCTATAAATTTGTAGTTCTCAAAAGATTTAACCAGACAGACATCAAACGGCTAGCTTCCATGGTTTACACAACATTTCTTTCCAGTCAATCTTGAAAGAAAGGTCAAGAGAAAACTAGCAAGAGACCTAACAAACAACTGAAAGATGACAAAAGAAATACCTGTAACAGTAATTAGGAGCAGACCAGACAGTTATAATCTGGTTGTTAAACATCCATTTGTATCCTTCCATAACCAACTGATGTGCACGACATATGTAATCGATATTATTTGAATGATTAAAGGACATAACAACATTCCCTCCGAACAAATAGCCTGCACCCCTGGGACTTATACCCCAGCCATCAACAGCATCTTCTGGATCTGACCATAGAAGATCACACATGCCTCCATCATGAGGAACCTCTTGCTTACGATCTATTGTTCGGATCTGTTGATCAGATAATTCTAAGAGCTTTAAATGGGAGAATAAACAAAACATATCAACCAACAGAAACAAAATAGACCTGGTCTAAAGTTGTTATAGCAGGAGAAAGACCTCCATGGACACTAAAGATTTTGTTTTCAATAAGTGCTGACAGACTGCAAAACACAGAGAGAATTATAGATACAATCACCACAATAAGGAATCGCACTTTTCGAAAACTGTGACTTGAGAATAGAACAAAACATTAAGAAAATTACCTTAAGTAGTCAAAAATATCCGTGCAATATCGCCATACGTTTACTGATCCATACTTACGGAGGCACTCATCGTTGAATCCATATACCTGTTAAAAAGAAACAAATGTAGCATTTGTGGAAAAATTTAAAAAGAATTAAGGCAACTTCTACTCTTTAGATCCTTCACCTGTGTAATCTGCCGGCTTTCATGGTTTCCTCGAATAAGTGTTATGCGGTCTGGATACCTCACCTGCACAAATTTAGCAAAATGAATCAGAGTTATAAGAAAATCAATATCATGGACAGTTCAGCCAAAGAAGGGTAATAAACTGATCATGAATAGATAACTTAACCTCTATGGGTGTATGCCAATCTAAAGTCCAAAGAAAACATGGGCAACTGCATAATTACTAATTGAAGCAATGTGACCATGGGTAAAAAAGGTATATTGTTGGCATATTTACTGCCCAGCAAGCTCTATCCACAACAAGAGTGGTAACTTCCATAACAGCGAATGAAAGCAACATCTTTGAATCCTTGAGACCACAAATCAccccaagaaaacaaatcaaacaTTTCATCAAATAGCAAAACCACTCTAATTTCACCTTGTTGTCATGAAATTCCAAAAAGGGCTGAAAAACAAGACCCCAGTATCACATCAATCGAAGCCAACCTTCTATTTTCACAGAAAGAAAATGTAATTTACCTTAGTAGATTTATGAGATCATTCAATTTCAGAATGCAATACTCGAAATGGTAGCTTAGATGCATTGACCGAATTCTACTAGATACAGTTAACTCTACCTTTGTCCTGCATTATTGGAGCTTCAACCATCGAGTTGCCTATCAACTAACCAAATTCTATTGTTTCATCGAGTGTATTTTACTTGAATTAGGCAGCCTGAGAATGTTGAAATAAGGGCTGATAAGAACCCTTCATCATTATGAGTCATGAGAGTTAGATATGTGTCCTTGTAGTACTAGATAATGGCTCTATTTCATCAGGTTATGTGGCATTTGAAGGTGAAAGGATCACTATTATCATGGACACACAAAGCTATGAATCGAGGGCAGTTGGGACACACTTAATTACATATATTAACTAAGATATCCAAATATCATTGCAGAATTCAAATGATTATATTTTCATAGGCAATCCATAATAAACTTTAGAGCCAACAAGAGTCTGTGGTTCTTCCATACATAGTAATAGTTCATTTGGTTCAATGTCTTGGTACATCATCCTGCCTGTATGTATGCTAAAGTTGTTGGTTAGTCAAGAAGGAAAGAAATATATACGTTATGTTCGTATCCAGTTTGAGGGATAGATTGGAAATATGCTTAAGAAACTGCAAAAAGGTTTTCATTAACCACAATAAATTATGGGCTATTGGGTTCACCAAGTGATTTACCCCTCATGTGACTTTCTTAAGCTCTTCAGATGAGGAATACAAAAGGAGAATGGAATAAGATTCAAAGGTATGTTAAAATTTACAGGAGtcctaaaatatgaaaaaaattgcTGTTCACAGATTCACAAGAAAGTTTGCACATAAaaaaactttagaatctttattaTGGGAGTGCCACACTTGTATACCATTAATTGACTTCAAAAATATCCATTTACTGGAAAAGCGATAGTCTAGTTTGGTCAACTGTAGATCGCATGGATGGGTGGAACATGGATAAGATAAACAATAAGAAACAAATTGATGATAATAGATGCAGAAACATGTCCAGAAACAGACTCGGGTTTCATCAAATTAAATGCCACATCTAGGGGAATGCATCATGTAAGTTCCAAAAAACACAGAAGTTATTGCAAGGAAAACGCTTTGTGTTTTGTTTGCATAGAACCATCAAGATTTCTTATGCTAAGAATATTTGAATCCATCCAAACTTCCTCCTTACTCATCTGACCGAAGTTATCCAAAGAACTGATACCCAGATTCAAAAGAAACATCTTTCACATGATCATATTCATTCAGCAAATCTTCCAAATAGAAGATACTTTCCAAAGAAAAAAGGGTAAAATGTCCAACCGTACAATGTATCTCATCATCTTATAATCCTCCATGGTACCTACTTACACCATCTTCAGCTTTAAGACCCTTGTTTGGATGCATTGAACTTTAAGTGCTGAAAACACCAGTTCTTGGAAGATTTACAGACACTGGGTACCACCAACTCATAAAGGGTGCATACACAAGACAGAGAGGTACTGAATCCGGACCATGCAGAAAACAAGACATATGAACAGGTCATATAACCAGTTAGCAAATTATATTTATGAAATCTGTCATCCAATGAAAAGAGTAGCTACCTTCAACGCAAGCAGCAGCAGGAAGGTTTCAACTGAATAAAACCCACGATCAACAAAATCACCTAAAAACAAGTAATTGGTCTTTGGACATTCGCCGCCAACCTTAAATAATTCTTTCATGTCATAGAACTGCCCGTGAATGTCACCACATATCTGAGAACAAACAAGTCAGAGAGCATTAAGAAACTTCCATGCACTAAATAGGAAAATTTATGCAAAAGCTGCTTGCATGAACCAACCTAGACATACAAAGTACAAGATTGAGAATATACAAATACATTAGAACATCATGTCTAATATAACGATAAACGATATGACAAATATATGAAGAAGAAAGATATGTATGTGGTATCATATATGCAAAGATTGACATGTATTTGGCATTAGAATTTAGAGCATTTAGTTACTCATCATGATACTTAAATGAAATTAGTCAATCAGTACACTTCACCAATTCATCATCAAAGCATTAATATCAGTAACACAGTACCTCCAGTGCATTTCCTCAGTCACATCCCACTGAGCCTTTTTCTTTTTCAGCTGATGCTCAATACAAATGTCACAAATTAACATATCTAACAATGAAATATACACAGTCCATATTAGATCAACTTcaagtagaagaaaaaaaaaaaggtttcccAAAGATTTATCTAATAAGTATCCCTTGAACATACTAAAGGTATTTATTTGTTCTCAAATACTTAGAAAACTTATGACAGTGTTACCACTATGAAATATTAGATGTTGGAAAGGAAAACCAAAATGCTAAATTTCTTGACAACCAAATAACTTCTGCATTAAATTTGACCCTCAACTTTGTCGCTAGAAAGTGCAATGATATTTGCGCAAATTGACAACAACAATAAGTCATAATGCTTTAAGGTCAGCCACATTGATCTTTTATCATCATTAAGTTTTATAAAAGTAATATATTTAGTTAAATTATTTATAGTTATTTGGATAGATTCTCACCACAAATTTGTATGTATGAAGAACAGAATAGATAGAGTGGCCACAAGTAAATATAGCACACCTTAATTAAAAGCACAATAAAGGTAACTTAAAAAAGATTAGGACCCTTCTGTGCTAACAAAGTTCTAAGCTTGTACCTTTCCTTGTTTGGTCTCTTTCCAGAGCGGCAACAACATTTTACCTATCATACGCTTCTTCGACTGACACATATTATTTCTGTGTAGGTCCTTTCTGGACGGAATGAGGTTCCAATTTGGTTGATCCTTTGAAAGCAGCAAGTGAGCTATCACTTGGGTCCTTCATGGTTTAGGTAATTCAACTAAGTACATGATATATTGCATCTGACATGTCTCATATATATGCATTTACACGATATTTTACTGTTAGTTCAACTTAATCATCATTGTAaggcaaattttttttttgatctttAGTTCTACTGACTTTATCATTATCTTCTGGCATTCACATCAAcataaaatttagcaagtaatactAACCTTTGCTAGTTCACCACTCAAGAGAGCAATTTCTACGTCATTTGCAAGAAAATATCATCCTTCCCTTAATTTTGTGCAATTCAATGCCTGTGTATTTCAGAAGATTTTGACTTCAAATAATTAATCTCCTGAAAACCATTTCTAGTTGGCGGGAAGAAGACATCTTTTCCAGTCCGAAACATATGCATGTTAAATTCAAAGGTCTAGCAAATCTGACAGGAGCTGCTTTGAGGCCACTATACAGGTGAACAGACATGTATTACTGCTAATAGCTCAAGACGAATGTCAGGTGCTTGATTAAAAGGCCAGTAGAACAGGTCACGGCTTGCAATCAGCATTTACCAACACGCTATTTCATGAAGAAATTTCACGATTCTAAAATAGCAAAGGCAACAACAAGATACAATTGAATACAACTCTCTATTAGAGCTTTACATTCTATCAAAAAGACCTATTTTTACCAAAACTCAACTAGCACGAAGCTGAAGAAACCCTAAAGATTATATTTTCACTTAAGGGGCAATATTTACAAAGAAATCACCCTCGTTCGATAAAGGTACAGATTATCCCCACTCTGATGTAAGCATCTGGAAATGGAGACCTACCTCAAGAAAGGGCGAAAGTTCAGGAAAGAGAAGAGACGACGAGAACGAGGTTAAAGGGGGGAATAGATCAAGCAGATGGGATTGCCCAAAGCAAAAGAAGAGGAATCATCAGAGGAAAAAGAGCTGTTATCTTACGGTGACGGGGGCGTCCACCCTTTGGACGTTGCTCTCCTCGACGAGGATTTCGATGGCCTTAAGGCACAGCGCCTTGACCTCCGACTCCTTCAGCGGCTCGCACCGCTTCAGCTGCTCGATCTGCCGGTCCAAATCCGACATCGCCGCCGGCCTCAGCCGCCCCACCCGATCTATccccaacctctctctctctctctctctctctctcttctcgagCCCTCGGCGCCCGGCCTTTCAAAGTACTCTCACTTTCTGGCACGCgaatcccctctctctctctctctctctctctctctatatatatatatatatatatatatatatatatatgcgccgGTGACGGCCATCCGTCTGCACCTCGGACCCCCCAGTCTTCCAGAGCGGGTCTGCCGCACCCCAAGTTGAAACCCGACCTGATAAGACTGGTTCGACCCGATAGGACGACATATGTGACAGCACCGCTCCTGCTGCTTGTTTGTTCGTGGGAAGGTTGTCCGGAGCTTCAAGCTTGCACAGGCTTTGGGTGATCATGTCGAGGTTAAAAAGGCAACAAGAGGATTGGATAGCCGGCTTTGGGTGGTCATGCGCGTTGGGGTTAAAGAGGCGGGCAAGAGGACTATTAATTTTCTCGATTCGATCACAGTTGCTTTCCGGTTTCCACTGTCCTGGAGGCTCTCATTCGACAAGGTTGCAGTGTCTCGAGGGCTCAAATCGTCTTCTTTCTCCATTGATTGAATTAATTTGCTAGATTCGATCACGCTTGCTTTCCGGTTTCCACTGCCCTGGTGTCTCTCATTCGACAAGATTGCAATGTCTCGAGGGCTCATCCAATCACATGCGCCAGCCATTCCTTTGGCTTTCACAGCTGCTGCGGTGAAAGCGGCAGTACATGTGGTGTTCTTATGAGTCATGAACACTCCTTCGGTTCTGTCCGGTGCATCGCTTCGGAGGCAAGGAAAGTACAGAGAAGCCATCATCACTCGTCGTTTGGATGCATTTGCATGAAAGCAGCTGGAGATTTTTTTTGGGCAATATTTCACCGTCCAAGAAGAACGGCGCGAGCACGAGGGTCCGTCGCTTGGCTGAGTCTCATGTCTGACTCGGCCCTTTGGGTCTTCTTTTACGTTACATTATCTCATGTTATTCATTCGGCTCCTACCTACCTCCTGCACTTACCCTTGTGCTTCTCTAAATCACACAAGCAAATTGTCGTTTGTTCGAGGTTGACAACAACATGCCTCCACGACCACCCCGTTTGCCCAAACTGCTACGACGGTTGACATCCGGCCTCTTGCTTTCTGTATCTCTATCTCCTGATTCAGCCACTCGTCTCGCGGTTGCCTCTCCTACATGCAACGCATACGAGACCCGGTCAACCTCTCCAATCATCCAAACTCCCAACCGCTTGCTGATACGATGATGCTCGAACACGGAATTTAATCGAGTTGCTGGCTCCCAAAAACAGATGACGGGTTAAAAGTTAAATTTGGTACATAGATTCTAGTGGCGTCTATTCGTTGACCCGACATTGCCTAAATTTAGAAGATTTGGGTCTTTGGTAATTAACTAGGGGCAGTCCGGTATTTTCACGCCCCGATTCACATGACGATTACCGGGAAAAAGTCCAAATTTGGACATCCATTACATGTCCAGCTACCCCACCACCATGGCATGTGGTCATCTCCATCGTTCAGATTATGGTGATATCCATGCCATTGTTCGGAGCACTCGTAGGCCACCCTTGTCATCATACGACGCCGTTGTGGCATCCCGGTCTCCATCACCACCCTGTTGAATCCCCTCTCTCCCATAATTTCTCCTGTTCCCTTCCGCCTATCCGTCGTCAGATCCACCACCAAACGGAAGCTCCTTCGATTTCACAACTGGCAAGAAGATGGAAATTTTTGCTtcctatggcctcgtcaatgggatttctctgtctctctccctctctctcgtgTAAGGCAATCCCTCCCAacataaagaaaaaggaaagtgGAGTTTGTTCTTTTATCGTTGTCATGCCATTCCAATCTTCGTGGAGGCGAGGTTTGCACAAGTTTATAGTCGGAAGACATCCGAGCTTTTCTTGTTTGCCCTTTCAATCTGACCCGCTTGCGATAGCTCGCatcccttctttttcttcttcttctctttagtGTCAAGATTTTCACATCAAACTGCGAGCTGTGAACTCCTATATCATTTCTCACCTTAAGACCTCCATTGTGAAAAGTTCCAACTTTTCTTCACTCTCTTTCATAAAGAGCCACGGTTCGATTCATAGATGATGAGATCCTTCTTGTCTTCAGGTAATGCGATTATTTGCGTCTCTGTTGTGTTGTTGCTTCATGCAAATTCATTTCCTGTTTGATGCAAGTGATTTTATTGTTCTTTTCCCAAAGGAATCCACTACCAACTTTTAGAAGACAGCGAAGACAGGATGTTTGGAGCCCAAGCTCAGAGAGAAGTGTCCGATGGGTTTGTCCCGACAAGAAGACCCTATTGGATAACCTCAGCCACCCCTAGATCCAGGGCCACCACCATCACCTCTTCCATTCCCAAGAAGTCAAGCAACTTCCCTGTCAAATTCGAAGATATGTACGGGTTCACCGTCGAGGGGAACATCGACGATGTCAATGTTCTGAATGAGGTGAGGGAGAGGGTGAGGGAGCAGGG
Proteins encoded:
- the LOC135617441 gene encoding serine/threonine-protein phosphatase PP-X isozyme 2-like isoform X1, with amino-acid sequence MSDLDRQIEQLKRCEPLKESEVKALCLKAIEILVEESNVQRVDAPVTICGDIHGQFYDMKELFKVGGECPKTNYLFLGDFVDRGFYSVETFLLLLALKVRYPDRITLIRGNHESRQITQVYGFNDECLRKYGSVNVWRYCTDIFDYLSLSALIENKIFSVHGGLSPAITTLDQIRTIDRKQEVPHDGGMCDLLWSDPEDAVDGWGISPRGAGYLFGGNVVMSFNHSNNIDYICRAHQLVMEGYKWMFNNQIITVWSAPNYCYRCGNVAAILQLDEGLNKQFQVFEAAPHESRGIPSKKPPPDYFL
- the LOC135617441 gene encoding serine/threonine-protein phosphatase PP-X isozyme 2-like isoform X2 yields the protein MKELFKVGGECPKTNYLFLGDFVDRGFYSVETFLLLLALKVRYPDRITLIRGNHESRQITQVYGFNDECLRKYGSVNVWRYCTDIFDYLSLSALIENKIFSVHGGLSPAITTLDQIRTIDRKQEVPHDGGMCDLLWSDPEDAVDGWGISPRGAGYLFGGNVVMSFNHSNNIDYICRAHQLVMEGYKWMFNNQIITVWSAPNYCYRCGNVAAILQLDEGLNKQFQVFEAAPHESRGIPSKKPPPDYFL